The sequence ACCGATCCTCCCGCCGGCGCATACACCGCGTACACCTCACCCGCTACAGCCAGCACCCAGGCGTCGGTCCCGGGTTCGAGCAGGTCGTTTTTGGGGACCATCCGGTCGAAAGGCAGGTGCTCCCGGAAAAACGCGAGAGCGTGGCGCGTGTAATCCCAGAACGCGTCGCGGGAGCGAAAATCCTCCAGATTTAAATCGGTGTGGGGATGTTCATACCCGAAATACCACTCCACGCCGGCTCCTCCCGCCATCAAATTCCCCCATAACGCGTGCCGGCGCACGGCGTCGTGGTTGTTGCCGGGGCCGTCCGGGGTGACGCCGTCGGTGTGCGGACCGATTTCGTCCAGGCTTACCACCCACGGCCGGCCGGCCTCGGCGCTTCGGGCAATCCACTGCTGCGTCTCGGCGTACGTCCGGGTCATGTCGCCCATCTGGAGCGAGGGCCCGTCGATCCCGTCGAACCCGAGCAACGGGGCGTAGACGGCGTCGTACTCGCCGGGAAAGGTGTGGATGACGATCGGATGATCGTACGGATCGAGCGCGCGCAGGTAGCCGGCAAACGCCTTGCGCTGAGCGTCGGTATTGGTGTTTTCTTCGCCTAGGTTCCAGACGAGCGCGGGGTGGTGCGCGAAGCGGGCGATGGACTCTCGGTAATACAGCCGGCGCTCCGGCCCAAGCTCGCCGCCATCCAACAGCTGGTCATTCTCGGTTTCCTGGGTGACGACATGCAGCATCAACCCGAGGCTATCCATGTGACTGAAAACGATTTCCCACTGCTCGAGCTTGCTGACGTCGAATCGCGTCCGTTCACTTTTTGAGGTATAGGGGAAGACATCGTCGCCGTCGCCTTCCACGTTCATCGTGAGGAAATAGACGCTGTTGAGGCCTTCACTCGCCAGGTAATTCAGCGCGCCGATCAGGCCCTTCCCCTTTTCGCCGCGCCAGGTAGGATCGCCTTCCCGCCAGTCGGCCACGTGGGGCGTGTACCGGTGGAGAATCGCCTTGCCGGCCGTCGTGTTGTCGAAATCGGCATACGCCAGCAGGTTTTCGGGGCTGTCGGTGCCGCCTTTTAGGAAGTACTCCCCATTCCCCGCGAACCGGAAATACCGCTCGCCGGCGTATTCGAGCCGGCCCTTGCCCCGGAAGTCGCGCCCGGTTTTGTCGCTGGGCCCGACCTCGAAGGAGCCTGTCTGCCCATCGAAGGCGCCCGGTTGGCCGACTGCCGGATCGTCCGCGACGGCTACGCCCGGTCCTACTCGGAAGGATACGGCATAGGTCCATGTCCCCACCATGTCCGGCGCGAAGTGCGCGCGCCACACCCCACCGGCCTCGGCGCCCGTTTCCGCCGCGTCGCCATCACCCGCGTAGAAGCCCGGGACGACGAACCGGGTGTCGCCGTGCTGAAAGGTGACGTCCATCCGGTAATCCATGAACGGATTGGGAGGTCCGGTCTCGGATGCCGCCGGCCCATCGAACGACAGGGTAACCCGGTGCCACGCCTTCAGCTCGCCGGTGATCGCGACCGTACCCGTCGAACGCTGAGCCTCAACGCCGGCCGAAGGCTGCGCCTGGCAGCCAGAAACAATAAACAACAGCACAAAAAACAATGAAGCCATCAGAAGTCGACCTTGAAACTGATTATAAACCGTTGTGGTGTTCCTAATGCCACTCATTGTGTCATCCCGGATCGGAGGCCGGGATGACGTGATGCTTTGTGATTGGTGGAGATTCACCTTGGCCCGCCAACACGCCAACCTGCCAACCCGCAACCTGCCAACCTGCAACCCATCACACCGGCACCCACACCAGCGACATGCTCGCAATCCGGATGTCGGACTTTTCGAGATTGACGGCGATCTCCTCGATCTCCCGCGCGACCCCATCCCAGGTCTCGTCCAGCTTCAGCAGGGCATCGCCCAGTTCTTCCTCCAGGGATTGCAGTTCCGCGAGCTGGCCGGCCACCTTGTCCTCGGCGAGATCGAGTCGGGAGGATACCTTGCTCGTCTGTGTTCGTTTTGAACTCGCCCGGCGGAGGTCCGTTGCGATGCCGCGCGCCGTTTTGCGGCCGCCGAGGAAGACGGACAGCAGCGATCCCACACCCGAAAGCATCTCGTCGGTTTTGCGGGTGCTGTGGTCCTGTTTGAGCTGTTCGAGCTGGTCCTGCGCCTTGTCGACGAGTTCGCCGGCACGGGCGATGCGCTTGTTGTACGTCTCCCGGAGTTTCGCGGCCTCTTCGTCCGCCCGGCTCTGCGCCGCTGCCTGGCAGCGGGCGTCGAAGTCGGCCTGCGCCTCGCCAGGGCGGGAGAAGAGCTTCAGCTTCGGGTTGGCGTAGATGGTAAGGGCCTGGCTGCGGAACAGGTGGTCGGAGAGGGAATCGGTGAGGGCTTTAAAAAACGCCGGCTTCTGGATGTCCGCCTCGGGCAGCACGAACTGCGCGCCATCGGGTGGGCTGGGCAGGAGGTCGCGGTCGTCGTAGTCGATCGCGATGGCGTCTTCGCCCGTCAGCTGGTTGGTGAGGGGATGGAAGACGGCCTCCCACTCCTCGGTGTGCCGAATGCCGGCCTTGCTGTCGTCGTACATGAGATGGACGCGGGCGGCGACGGCGGCGGCGAAGGTGGCGCCCCTCGGGTTGAACCCGGGCACGGCCCGCCAGTCGGCCGCCGGATGCAGGAAGTAGGCGCGGACGCCCGGTGCTACATCGGGAGCGACGGTGCTGGCAATGGAAGAAAACGCGACGGACGAGGCGGCGGCCGCGGGTTTCGCCGCTCCGCTCCGCTCGGGCGCCTGCTGCGTCAGCCGGCCGATCTCTTCCCGCGTCATCGGGCCGCGAAGGTACGACATCGCCCAGCGGGTGGTAAACAGGGACGGCGCGGCGTTTTTAGTCGAGTGTAACACGAATTGCCGTTTTTGCAGCCCGCTGATCTGTTTGTCGAGCAGCTTGATATCCACCCCGCCGCTGGCGGACGAGAGGCCGTCCATCAGCCGGCCCTTGTCGCGCTCGGTCTGCAGCCGGCCGATCATCCACAGGCCGGTATTCGATAGCGCCTTGTAGTCGATATCCACCGGGTTCTGCGTCGCCAGCACCATCCCCACGCCAAACGCGCGGGCCTGTTTGAGGATGGTCAGGATGGGCTTTTTGCTGGGGGGCGCGGCGGTGGGGGGGACGAAGCCGAACACCTCGTCCATGTATACGATCGCACGCAGGTCCTCGGACCCCGGCTGCCCGCGCATCCAGGTGATGAGTTTGGCCAGGACGAGGGTGACGACGAACTGCCGCTCGTCGTCGGAGAGGTGACCGAGCGACAGGATGGCCGCGCGCGGCTTACGCTCGGGGGTGAAGAGCAACGCGTCGATGTCGAGCGGCGGCCCCTCCATCCAGGCGCTGAACGACGGCGAGGCGAGCAGGCCGTTTATACGCATCGCGAGCTGCCGGCGGTCTTTCTCGGGGAAAAACGCGTCCAACTCGATGACGCCCAGCTTCCGCATGGGTGGATTGAGAATCTGGCCGACGAGCATCGCCAGATCCAGGTCCTGCCCCTGATTCCAGGCGTGCTCGATGAGGTTGGCGAGCAGGATGTGCTCGCGGCTGCTGATGGGATCTCCGGTGACGCCGACGAGCGCCAGGAGGCTCGACACAAACCCCTCGATCTCGTCCCGCATGATCTCGACGCCGCCGGGCGTCTTCGGGGCCTGGAGGGAGCCGACGATGTTCATCGGCACGCCGGCCGTCGACCCCGGGGTGTAGAGCGTGAACTCGGCCTTCTCCCGCAGCGCCTTCACCCGCTCGGGCAGGATGCCCCACGACGCCAGCCCGTCCCGCCAGTTCTGCGCGGTTCCGTCGGCGAAGTCCTCGGGGGTTTTGCCGGCTTTCTCCGCTTCTTCCTTACTCACCCACGGCAAGAAATCGGCCCCGGCCAACTCCGGAAACGCGAGCAACAGGTTGCCCATGTCGCCCTTCGGATCTAAGATCAACGCCGGCCGGCCGGACAGCAGCACTTCTTCGAGCAACACAATTCCGAGGCCGGTCTTACCCGACCCCGTCATGCCGACGATCACGCCGTGCGTCGTCAGGTCCCCGGTCTTTATAAACACCGGAGCCGACGCCCCGCCTTCAGGAGAACCACCCAGAAACAGCCGGCCGTCCGGTACTTGAATCGCTTGCGCCATGAGGAGGAAAAGAGGGTAATGTTGAATAAAGAATCGAGCCCGCCAATATAGGAAGCAGATCGATTTTCAATTTTCAATTTTCAATCATCTCGTAAAGTCCCACCACTGCCTGGTACGCCATGAAACTCGTAAACACCAGTGCAATCCCACACATCACGTTCATCGCCGGCGAATTCGTGTGCTCGCCGACGACGTCTTTGCGGTTCAGGAGGATGAGCATCAAGATCACCAGCACCGGCATGAACAGTGCCTGCACGGCCAGGGAGGCGATCTGGATGAACACCGGCCGGCCGCCGGTCAGCGGCGCGATCAGGCCGGCCGCGCAATACGCCGCGGCGATCAGACGGAAGTGGAGGGCTTGCGGGCTCCGGCTCAACTGAAAGTAGTCCGATATCGTCCAGATCGACACTAGCGCGTTCGGGAAGGCGGACGACACGCCGGCGGCCACGATCCCCACCACAAACAGCGAGGCCGCAAATCGACCCGCGAGCGGCTCCAGCGTAAAGGCCATATCGATCGCCTTTTCCACCCGGATACCCTGAGCATGCAGGGTCGCCGCGGCGCATGTCATCACAATCCCCGAGACCACAAACACCAGCACGGCGGAGACGAGTGCATCCCGGCGTTCGTGCTTCAGCTCCGCCAATCCCCACCCTTTGTCTGCCACCACAAACGAGCGCATGACGACGATGCTGCCGGCGAGGGTCGTCCCCACCATCGCAGCGACCACGACGGCCCCGCCGGGCGGGATCGAGGGGGTCAGGCCCGCAAGGATGGCTGCCGGTGAGGCACCCACAAAAAACAACTCGGCGAAAAAACTCAACGCCAGCAACGCCACGAGCAGGGTCAGCATGGTTTCGAACCGCGCGTACGATCCGAAATAGATCATGGCGTAGACCAGACTGCACCAGAAAAGCGCCGACCCCAGGAAGCTCACGCCCAGCCACGACGCC is a genomic window of Rhodothermales bacterium containing:
- a CDS encoding DUF5060 domain-containing protein, with product MASLFFVLLFIVSGCQAQPSAGVEAQRSTGTVAITGELKAWHRVTLSFDGPAASETGPPNPFMDYRMDVTFQHGDTRFVVPGFYAGDGDAAETGAEAGGVWRAHFAPDMVGTWTYAVSFRVGPGVAVADDPAVGQPGAFDGQTGSFEVGPSDKTGRDFRGKGRLEYAGERYFRFAGNGEYFLKGGTDSPENLLAYADFDNTTAGKAILHRYTPHVADWREGDPTWRGEKGKGLIGALNYLASEGLNSVYFLTMNVEGDGDDVFPYTSKSERTRFDVSKLEQWEIVFSHMDSLGLMLHVVTQETENDQLLDGGELGPERRLYYRESIARFAHHPALVWNLGEENTNTDAQRKAFAGYLRALDPYDHPIVIHTFPGEYDAVYAPLLGFDGIDGPSLQMGDMTRTYAETQQWIARSAEAGRPWVVSLDEIGPHTDGVTPDGPGNNHDAVRRHALWGNLMAGGAGVEWYFGYEHPHTDLNLEDFRSRDAFWDYTRHALAFFREHLPFDRMVPKNDLLEPGTDAWVLAVAGEVYAVYAPAGGSVRIDLNDKDGMVRVRWFNPRTGEFAPAVARLVGRGDPAQPFGQYRTLKAPDTEGDWVALLQ
- a CDS encoding DUF87 domain-containing protein, with the protein product MAQAIQVPDGRLFLGGSPEGGASAPVFIKTGDLTTHGVIVGMTGSGKTGLGIVLLEEVLLSGRPALILDPKGDMGNLLLAFPELAGADFLPWVSKEEAEKAGKTPEDFADGTAQNWRDGLASWGILPERVKALREKAEFTLYTPGSTAGVPMNIVGSLQAPKTPGGVEIMRDEIEGFVSSLLALVGVTGDPISSREHILLANLIEHAWNQGQDLDLAMLVGQILNPPMRKLGVIELDAFFPEKDRRQLAMRINGLLASPSFSAWMEGPPLDIDALLFTPERKPRAAILSLGHLSDDERQFVVTLVLAKLITWMRGQPGSEDLRAIVYMDEVFGFVPPTAAPPSKKPILTILKQARAFGVGMVLATQNPVDIDYKALSNTGLWMIGRLQTERDKGRLMDGLSSASGGVDIKLLDKQISGLQKRQFVLHSTKNAAPSLFTTRWAMSYLRGPMTREEIGRLTQQAPERSGAAKPAAAASSVAFSSIASTVAPDVAPGVRAYFLHPAADWRAVPGFNPRGATFAAAVAARVHLMYDDSKAGIRHTEEWEAVFHPLTNQLTGEDAIAIDYDDRDLLPSPPDGAQFVLPEADIQKPAFFKALTDSLSDHLFRSQALTIYANPKLKLFSRPGEAQADFDARCQAAAQSRADEEAAKLRETYNKRIARAGELVDKAQDQLEQLKQDHSTRKTDEMLSGVGSLLSVFLGGRKTARGIATDLRRASSKRTQTSKVSSRLDLAEDKVAGQLAELQSLEEELGDALLKLDETWDGVAREIEEIAVNLEKSDIRIASMSLVWVPV
- a CDS encoding divalent metal cation transporter; this encodes MRSKLSSFGPALFMLGATIGTGSVSSLVIAGADHGTALLWALALSCVFFWVLVSAMSRLTFASGDTFVAAVRRHIGKPAAFYIVIAIVIGQFSSNIGVLGIVSEAVASWLGVSFLGSALFWCSLVYAMIYFGSYARFETMLTLLVALLALSFFAELFFVGASPAAILAGLTPSIPPGGAVVVAAMVGTTLAGSIVVMRSFVVADKGWGLAELKHERRDALVSAVLVFVVSGIVMTCAAATLHAQGIRVEKAIDMAFTLEPLAGRFAASLFVVGIVAAGVSSAFPNALVSIWTISDYFQLSRSPQALHFRLIAAAYCAAGLIAPLTGGRPVFIQIASLAVQALFMPVLVILMLILLNRKDVVGEHTNSPAMNVMCGIALVFTSFMAYQAVVGLYEMIEN